TCCTCTCGGACCTCTCGGCGGAGTACGAGTGGCGACTGCTCGACCGCGACCCGCCGACTCGCGAGACGAACCACGAGTTCGTCGTCGCAGACATCACCGACGAGGAGGCCGTCCGGGAGGCCATGGACGGCGTCGGCGCGGTCGTACACCTCGCCGGCGACCCACGTCCCGAAGCGCCGTGGAACAGCGTCCTGACGAACAACATCGACGGCACGCGCAACGTCTTCGAGGCCGCAATCGACGCGGGCGTCGAGAAGGTCGCGTTCGCCTCGTCGAACCACGCGGTCGGCGCGTACGAGACCGACGAGCGCACGCCCGAGATGTACCGCCGCGACGACGACTACCGACTCGACGGCACCGAGTTCCCCCGACCGGGCAACCTCTACGGCGTCAGCAAGGCGACCGGCGAGGTGCTGGGTCGGTACTACCACGACGAGCACGACCTCAGCGTCGTCTGCGTCCGCATCGGCAACCTCACCGAGAACCACCCGCCGAAGGACTACGAGCGCGGACAGGCGATGTGGCTCTCCCACCGGGACT
This portion of the Halorussus sp. MSC15.2 genome encodes:
- the azf gene encoding NAD-dependent glucose-6-phosphate dehydrogenase Azf, which codes for MDDPVLLTGAEGRVGQAILSDLSAEYEWRLLDRDPPTRETNHEFVVADITDEEAVREAMDGVGAVVHLAGDPRPEAPWNSVLTNNIDGTRNVFEAAIDAGVEKVAFASSNHAVGAYETDERTPEMYRRDDDYRLDGTEFPRPGNLYGVSKATGEVLGRYYHDEHDLSVVCVRIGNLTENHPPKDYERGQAMWLSHRDCAHLFDRCIRADYDFEIVYGISDNDRKYYSIERAKEVLGYDPQDNSAEFADDEADVAETGDGTEDADDTGNAAESQTDD